A DNA window from Pogona vitticeps strain Pit_001003342236 chromosome 2, PviZW2.1, whole genome shotgun sequence contains the following coding sequences:
- the RHOT1 gene encoding mitochondrial Rho GTPase 1 isoform X2 has product MSLVSEEFPEEVPPRAEEITIPADVTPERVPTHIVDYSESEQSDEQLHHEISQANVICIVYAVNNKNSIDKVTSRWIPLINERTDKDSRLPLILVGNKSDLVEYSSMETILPIMNQHTEIETCVECSAKNLKNISELFYYAQKAVLHPTGPLYCPEEKEMRPACIKALTRIFRISDQDNDGTLNDAELNFFQRICFNTPLAPQALEDVKNVVRKNMSDGVADNGLTLKGFLFLHTLFIQRGRHETTWTVLRRFGYDDDLELTPEYLFPLLKVPSDCTTELNHHAYLFLQSIFDKHDLDRDCALSPDELKDLFKVFPYMPWGPDVNSTVCTNERGWITYQGFLSQWTLTTYLDVQRCLEYLGYLGYSILTEQESQASAITVTRDKKIDLQKKQTQRNVFRCNLIGAKGCGKSGVLQALLGRNLMKQKHLRPEHKSYYAINTVYVYGQEKYLLLHNVCESDFLCDAEIMCDAVCLVYDVSNPKSFEYCARMFKQHFMDSRIPCLVIAAKSDLHEVRQEYSLSPADFCKKHKMPPPQAFTCNTVDAPSKDIFVKLTTMAMYPHARLRCMCTCNRCTFCICQNLLNSDLLQSVKNKLFTTVLNRLRDRVDDLGAMLLSDEESSVVHQVHAVSSVEDSIFMGSSLDPQFLEDRHVTQADLKSSTFWLRASFGATVFAVLGFAMYRALLKQR; this is encoded by the exons GCGAATGTAATTTGCATAGTCTATGCAGTTAACAACAAGAATTCAATTGATAAG GTAACAAGTCGGTGGATTCCTCTCATCAATGAAAGAACAGACAAAGATAGCAG GCTGCCTCTTATTCTGGTTGGGAATAAATCAGATTTGGTTGAATACAGTAGTATGGAGACCATCCTTCCCATCATGAACCAACATACAGAGATAGAAACTTGTGTAGAG TGCTCAGCCAAGAACTTGAAGAATATATCTGAACTGTTTTATTATGCACAGAAAGCTGTTCTACATCCTACAGGACCTCTATATTGTCCAGAGGAAAAAGAG ATGAGGCCTGCTTGTATAAAAGCACTAACTCGGATCTTCAGAATTTCAGATCAAGATAATGATGGCACTCTTAATGATGCAGAACTCAACTTCTTTCAA AGAATCTGTTTTAACACACCCCTGGCACCTCAAGCATTGGAAGATGTAAAGAATGTAGTCAGGAAGAATATGAGTGATGGAGTTGCAGATAATGGATTGACATTAAAGG GCTTTCTTTTTCTACACACACTTTTTATTCAGCGAGGGAGGCATGAAACGACTTGGACAGTATTGCGCCGCTTTGGATATGATGACGACCTGGAGCTGACACCAGAGTATTTATTTCCACT GTTAAAAGTACCTTCTGACTGCACAACAGAGTTGAATCATCATGCATATTTGTTCCTCCAAAGCATTTTTGATAAGCATGATTTG GACCGTGATTGTGCTTTGTCTCCTGATGAACTCAAGGATTTGTTCAAAGTTTTCCCTTATATGCCATGGGGACCAGATGTCAACAGCACTGTTTGCACAAATGAAAGGGGTTGGATAACTTATCAGGGATTTCTCTCTCAGTGGAC ACTTACTACTTACTTGGATGTACAGCGCTGCCTTGAGTATTTGGGTTATTTAGGCTATTCAATATTGACTGAGCAGGAATCCCAAGCATCAGCAATTACAG TAACTAGAGATAAAAAGATTGATCTCCAGAAAAAACAAACTCAGAGGAACGTGTTCAGATGTAATCTAATTGGAGCTAAAGGCTGTGGGAAAAGCGGAGTTCTCCAGGCACTGCTTGGAAGAAACCTAATG AAGCAGAAGCATTTGCGTCCAGAACACAAATCCTATTATGCAATCAATACAGTCTATGTATATGGGCAAGAAAAATACTTGCTG TTGCATAATGTTTGTGAATCTGACTTCCTATGTGATGCTGAAATCATGTGTGATGCTGTATGCCTAGTATATGATGTCAGCAACCCCAAATCCTTTGAATACTGTGCGAGAATGTTTAAG CAGCACTTCATGGACAGCAGGATACCTTGCTTGGTGATAGCAGCCAAGTCTGACCTGCATGAAGTTAGACAAGAATACAGCCTCTCTCCAGCTGACTTctgcaaaaaacacaaaatgccTCCACCACAAGCCTTTACTTGTAACACTGTTGATGCACCGAGTAAGGACATCTTTGTTAAGCTGACTACGATGGCCATGTATCC CCATGCCCGGTTACGCTGTATGTGCACCTGCAACAGGTGTACCTTTTGCATCTGTCAGAACCTCCTCAACTCAGACTTGCTGCAATCTGTAAAGAACAAACTCTTCACTACAGTTCTTAACAG GTTGAGAGACCGTGTAGATGATTTGGGTGCCATGCTGTTGTCAGACGAGGAGAGCAGTGTTGTTCACCAAGTGCACGCCGTCAGCTCGGTGGAAGATTCCATCTTCATGGGTTCATCCCTTGATCCACAGTTCCTTGAAGACAG GCATGTGACACAAGCAGACCTCAAGAGCTCTACCTTTTGGCTTCGAGCAAGTTTTGGTGCTACCGTCTTTGCCGTTTTGGGCTTCGCCATGTACagagcattactaaaacagcgatGA